The Desulfobulbaceae bacterium DB1 genome includes a region encoding these proteins:
- a CDS encoding type III-A CRISPR-associated protein Cas10/Csm1 produces the protein MADATVMKIALAGLLHDVGKFAQRANLEKVFPEIIENYDEFCPVKDGHHGYLHAAHTAFFIEQYIPERLFDKTELYNGARHHKNSRGDIYKEADMLSAGMDRSVYEHDEGKSYKEARLHSIFDLIELQYMIRDKKGQFKSKWTLPLAPMGENPGKEIFPYLDETISRDLSEISYEKLWQQFVEEVEQIEGSSPAAWFHEIYWLLEKYTSRIPSATNVFPDISLFDHSRTTAALASLLHLAGNSAKGKFLLYGGDITGIKNYIYKISQGQGTGGIAKRLRGRSFTVSMLAEVFARYVCRLFGLTIANINFCGGGNLEILLPDTPEARNLLAEFEKDANTWLIETFQGELGYVGACVDLSADDLRNDRYAHRREELGDALGIAKLQKYHTNFQEDGFWIEKDEESERVTACPSCAIRLKSHAEDVCDACSRDREVGSFMPKARYLVFSASIDKVTHSASVQIPFGRFGSVLLCENYHEKGNKQSPSDIVYRITGDASEGKAFYRLGAVLPVAMEKIQLETEADEYEDGTVHAGQVLSFTTLAQMAAGDKRIGVLKMDVDNLGQVFSIGLGGEGAGANLGADRLRSVSRLATLSREMTVFFSSRVNGACEEIFQKWREDDANLWPWKDKVRNIFYLVFSGGDDLAVIGPWDRIIELAGEIRQQFKDYTCHNPNLSISAGIYICKPKEPIGFTMNKAEEALGEAKKKGRNRITVMGETMVWAREDEKSRVFQEELAWAYPCSQFEEEEIITEKVYQQGSTKPDEVTTLTFAELREFASELDAALRSGGISRRLPQHFITASHTFFRRKYDDEQDRVVEEANFMVIPYLLYNLERNASETARQKLKARLITTGDTPAYVRQAYFPCKSVLMKSRKS, from the coding sequence ATGGCGGATGCTACCGTAATGAAAATCGCCCTGGCCGGGTTGTTGCATGATGTGGGGAAGTTTGCGCAACGGGCCAATCTTGAAAAGGTGTTTCCGGAGATCATCGAAAATTACGACGAATTCTGTCCTGTGAAAGATGGCCACCACGGGTATCTTCATGCCGCTCATACGGCCTTTTTCATTGAGCAGTACATCCCGGAACGCCTTTTTGACAAGACCGAGCTTTACAATGGCGCTCGTCACCACAAAAACTCACGCGGCGACATCTATAAGGAAGCCGACATGCTCTCGGCTGGTATGGACAGGTCAGTCTACGAACATGACGAGGGCAAATCTTACAAGGAAGCCCGGTTGCATTCGATTTTCGACCTGATAGAACTTCAGTACATGATTCGTGACAAAAAGGGACAGTTCAAAAGCAAATGGACTCTCCCCCTTGCCCCTATGGGAGAAAATCCAGGGAAAGAGATTTTTCCGTATCTGGATGAAACGATATCCCGCGACCTCAGCGAGATTTCCTATGAAAAGCTCTGGCAGCAATTTGTCGAGGAAGTCGAACAAATCGAAGGCAGTTCTCCCGCGGCGTGGTTTCATGAGATCTACTGGCTCCTGGAAAAATATACCTCCCGGATACCAAGTGCGACCAATGTTTTCCCTGATATTTCCCTTTTCGACCACTCCAGGACAACCGCCGCCCTTGCCTCGCTTCTTCACTTGGCCGGCAACTCTGCAAAAGGAAAATTTCTTCTGTATGGCGGCGACATCACCGGGATCAAAAACTACATCTACAAAATCAGCCAAGGGCAAGGGACAGGCGGTATCGCCAAACGATTGCGGGGTCGTTCCTTCACAGTCAGCATGCTCGCCGAGGTCTTCGCTCGGTATGTTTGCAGGCTTTTCGGACTCACTATCGCCAATATCAATTTCTGCGGCGGCGGCAACCTGGAAATCCTCCTGCCGGACACACCGGAGGCAAGAAACCTTCTTGCGGAATTTGAGAAAGATGCCAACACCTGGTTGATCGAAACCTTTCAGGGAGAACTTGGCTATGTCGGGGCATGTGTTGATCTGTCCGCCGATGACCTTCGCAACGACCGATATGCGCATCGGAGGGAAGAGCTGGGAGATGCCCTTGGTATCGCCAAGCTGCAAAAGTACCATACCAATTTCCAGGAAGACGGTTTCTGGATAGAAAAGGATGAAGAAAGCGAAAGGGTTACAGCGTGTCCATCATGCGCCATTCGTCTGAAAAGCCATGCGGAAGATGTTTGCGATGCTTGCTCAAGGGACCGGGAAGTCGGTTCGTTCATGCCAAAGGCCAGATACCTCGTGTTTTCCGCCAGCATCGACAAAGTCACTCATTCGGCTTCTGTACAAATTCCATTCGGCAGGTTCGGTTCCGTTCTGCTCTGCGAAAATTATCATGAGAAAGGAAATAAGCAGTCACCGTCCGATATCGTGTATCGGATAACCGGAGACGCATCTGAGGGGAAAGCGTTTTATCGCCTGGGTGCAGTCCTTCCAGTGGCGATGGAGAAGATACAGCTTGAAACCGAAGCCGACGAGTACGAAGATGGCACAGTCCACGCGGGTCAGGTTTTGTCGTTTACGACCCTGGCGCAGATGGCTGCGGGTGACAAGCGGATCGGGGTATTGAAGATGGATGTCGATAACCTCGGCCAGGTCTTTTCCATCGGCCTGGGCGGGGAAGGCGCTGGGGCGAACCTTGGGGCTGACAGGCTTCGCTCCGTTTCGCGTCTTGCAACACTGAGCCGGGAAATGACCGTGTTTTTTTCGTCCCGTGTGAATGGCGCCTGCGAAGAGATTTTTCAAAAATGGCGGGAGGATGACGCCAACCTCTGGCCATGGAAAGATAAAGTGAGAAACATCTTCTACCTGGTTTTTTCCGGTGGCGACGATCTCGCCGTGATCGGGCCGTGGGACCGGATCATCGAGCTGGCAGGGGAGATCAGGCAGCAGTTCAAGGACTATACCTGCCACAACCCAAACCTCTCGATTTCGGCAGGAATTTATATCTGCAAGCCAAAAGAGCCCATCGGCTTTACCATGAACAAGGCGGAAGAAGCCCTTGGCGAGGCCAAGAAAAAGGGAAGGAATCGGATCACGGTCATGGGCGAGACCATGGTCTGGGCCAGGGAAGACGAAAAAAGCAGAGTATTCCAGGAGGAACTGGCCTGGGCCTATCCCTGCAGCCAGTTTGAAGAAGAAGAGATCATCACGGAAAAAGTTTATCAACAAGGTTCGACGAAACCAGATGAGGTGACAACCCTTACCTTTGCGGAGCTGCGGGAGTTCGCGTCCGAACTTGATGCGGCCCTCCGTTCGGGCGGCATCTCTCGTCGTTTGCCGCAACATTTTATCACCGCGAGCCATACCTTTTTCAGGCGAAAATATGACGACGAGCAAGACCGCGTTGTGGAAGAGGCGAACTTCATGGTGATTCCGTACCTTCTCTATAATCTGGAGAGAAACGCTTCCGAAACGGCGAGACAAAAACTCAAGGCCAGATTGATTACGACCGGAGACACACCAGCCTACGTCCGTCAGGCCTATTTCCCCTGCAAAAGTGTGCTCATGAAGAGCAGAAAATCATAA
- a CDS encoding CRISPR-associated protein, which yields MRNILLAVSGLSPQVITEALYALLHEGRQVHALHVITTRRGKDRLLSGFFDPDCRRIDSLLADFGLSPASLDFGVHNIHSLKNASGVELEDIVTPEDNEILLQTCLELTFHFAGDDDTALWFLVAGGRKTMTSCLTLAAQLYGRPRDRIFHVLVSPEFENCPSFWFPPKKSVMISLLDDKGQPFLKETRYAEVQLVTIPFVSIRPLLAGDMLDQPRPPADLLQSLIRDTPKMLTIKLAEGKIVYNGMELDMHPARLALYAFFAEQKKKCTGKKSCSGCYDCFLDAASVISGTGISIMYGRIPGGRLLAEMSDTGIGSLSKENFNSYKSKIRTDLLRVFGQAHAAELEITSHGDRPDTRYGIRLDRRQIRLEW from the coding sequence TTGAGAAATATACTTCTTGCCGTCAGCGGGCTTTCGCCGCAAGTCATCACCGAGGCGCTGTACGCCCTGCTTCATGAAGGCAGGCAGGTGCACGCGCTCCATGTCATAACCACCCGGCGCGGGAAAGACCGTTTGCTGTCCGGTTTTTTTGATCCGGACTGCCGCAGGATCGACAGCCTGCTGGCCGACTTCGGACTCAGCCCCGCATCACTTGATTTCGGCGTCCACAATATCCATAGCCTGAAAAACGCTTCCGGCGTGGAGCTTGAAGATATTGTCACCCCGGAAGACAACGAAATTCTTTTGCAGACCTGTCTTGAGCTCACCTTTCATTTTGCCGGTGATGATGATACGGCCCTTTGGTTCCTGGTGGCCGGCGGCAGAAAAACCATGACTTCATGCCTGACCCTGGCCGCTCAGCTCTATGGGCGGCCCCGGGACCGCATTTTTCATGTGCTGGTGTCGCCGGAATTTGAAAACTGTCCCTCTTTCTGGTTCCCGCCGAAAAAGTCCGTCATGATCAGTCTGCTTGATGACAAAGGACAGCCCTTCCTGAAAGAAACCCGCTATGCGGAAGTGCAGCTCGTCACCATTCCTTTTGTTTCGATACGGCCCCTGCTGGCAGGGGACATGCTCGATCAGCCCCGGCCGCCGGCCGATCTGCTGCAATCGCTGATCCGCGATACCCCGAAAATGCTGACGATTAAGCTGGCTGAAGGGAAAATTGTTTACAACGGCATGGAGCTTGACATGCATCCGGCCCGCCTGGCGCTTTATGCCTTTTTTGCCGAGCAGAAGAAAAAGTGTACCGGGAAAAAATCCTGTTCCGGCTGTTATGACTGTTTTCTCGACGCGGCATCGGTAATCAGTGGGACGGGTATTTCAATCATGTACGGTCGCATTCCCGGCGGCAGGCTGCTTGCCGAAATGAGCGACACCGGCATCGGTTCCCTGTCCAAGGAAAATTTCAACTCCTACAAGTCGAAAATTCGCACGGACCTGCTCCGCGTCTTTGGTCAGGCCCATGCCGCGGAACTGGAAATCACCTCCCACGGTGATCGCCCCGACACCCGCTACGGCATCCGGCTGGATCGACGGCAGATCAGGCTGGAATGGTAA
- a CDS encoding pantetheine-phosphate adenylyltransferase, with product MKETIAVYPGTFDPVTMGHLDIIQRALHLFDKVVVAIAVNASKKPLFSLEERIQMIRDCFPENEKQIEVEAVKGLLVDYAYTKGAKAIVRGLRAVSDFDYEFQLALMNRRIEREVETVFLMTGFRWIYISSSIIKEAARHGGDVSGLVPDHVCEKLRQCFMTHE from the coding sequence GTGAAGGAAACCATCGCCGTCTATCCGGGCACCTTTGATCCCGTCACCATGGGACATCTTGACATTATTCAGCGGGCCCTGCATCTTTTTGACAAGGTGGTGGTGGCAATCGCCGTCAATGCCTCCAAAAAGCCCCTTTTTTCCCTGGAGGAAAGGATACAGATGATCCGCGACTGTTTCCCCGAGAATGAAAAGCAGATCGAGGTGGAAGCGGTGAAGGGGTTGCTGGTGGATTATGCCTACACCAAAGGGGCCAAGGCCATTGTGCGCGGTCTGCGGGCGGTTTCCGACTTTGACTATGAGTTTCAGCTCGCCCTGATGAACCGTCGCATCGAGCGGGAGGTGGAAACGGTTTTTCTCATGACGGGTTTCCGCTGGATCTATATCAGTTCGAGCATCATCAAGGAGGCGGCCCGCCATGGCGGTGATGTGAGCGGTCTGGTTCCGGACCACGTCTGTGAAAAACTGCGGCAATGTTTTATGACGCATGAATGA
- a CDS encoding 16S rRNA (guanine(966)-N(2))-methyltransferase RsmD — MRIISGTARGRRLHSPGGGKGDIRPTSDRAREAIFSILGEAVHGARVLDLFAGTGAMGLEALSRGAESALFVDKSQSSISLLQKNIRLCGFWDKSVIVKRDLTRSLFFLQPAVPEGGFSLVFVDPPYHMELADRIVAEIDKADLLYPGAIVIAESRSGDTLPELVSGFQLYDRRSYGEAGFWFYEKK; from the coding sequence ATGCGTATTATTTCCGGAACAGCCAGGGGACGCAGACTTCATTCTCCCGGCGGCGGCAAAGGGGATATCCGGCCCACATCGGACCGGGCCCGGGAGGCGATCTTCAGCATACTTGGAGAGGCGGTTCATGGGGCCAGGGTTCTCGACCTTTTTGCCGGGACAGGGGCCATGGGGCTGGAAGCGCTGAGTCGTGGGGCCGAGTCGGCCCTGTTTGTCGATAAAAGTCAGTCCTCCATCAGCCTGCTGCAGAAAAATATCCGGTTGTGCGGCTTCTGGGATAAATCCGTTATCGTCAAAAGGGATTTGACCAGGAGCCTTTTTTTTTTACAGCCCGCTGTGCCGGAGGGAGGGTTTTCGCTGGTCTTTGTCGACCCTCCCTACCACATGGAGCTTGCCGACCGGATCGTTGCTGAAATCGACAAGGCGGATCTGCTGTATCCCGGGGCAATCGTGATTGCCGAATCGCGGTCAGGCGATACGCTGCCCGAGCTGGTTTCAGGATTTCAGCTGTATGACCGACGCTCTTATGGCGAGGCCGGTTTCTGGTTTTACGAAAAGAAATGA
- a CDS encoding aspartate-semialdehyde dehydrogenase has protein sequence MSRAEGYNVAVAGATGAVGGAMLDVLERRNFPLKELRLLASERSVGKKLVFKGKEIPVRLLDKDAFQGIDVALFSAGGSRSLDFAPAAAAAGAVVVDNSSAFRMDPEIPLVVPEVNPGAIARYTKRGIIANPNCSTIQMLVALKPIYDKVGIKRIVVSTYQAVSGTGAKAIEELQNQAKAWAAGAKVEKAVYPHQILFNCLPHIDSFLENGYTKEEMKMVNETRKIFDDPKIAVTATTVRVPVFYGHSESVNIETREKITAAQVKELLADAPGVKLVDNPQLSQYPLALDCQGKFETLVGRIREDESIANGINMWVVADNILKGAALNAVQIAEVLIDKYIK, from the coding sequence ATGAGTCGAGCAGAAGGATATAATGTTGCGGTGGCCGGCGCCACCGGTGCGGTTGGCGGCGCCATGCTGGATGTGCTTGAGCGCAGGAATTTTCCACTCAAGGAGCTCAGGCTTCTCGCCTCCGAGCGATCAGTCGGCAAGAAACTGGTTTTCAAGGGCAAGGAAATTCCCGTCCGGTTGCTGGACAAGGATGCCTTTCAAGGCATCGATGTGGCGCTTTTTTCCGCCGGCGGATCCCGCTCCCTGGATTTTGCGCCTGCGGCGGCGGCGGCCGGCGCGGTGGTGGTTGATAACTCCAGCGCCTTTCGCATGGATCCGGAAATCCCCTTGGTTGTTCCCGAGGTGAATCCCGGCGCCATCGCCCGGTACACCAAGCGGGGAATCATCGCCAACCCGAACTGTTCCACCATCCAGATGCTGGTGGCGCTGAAACCGATTTATGACAAAGTCGGCATTAAGCGCATCGTGGTCTCCACCTATCAGGCGGTGTCCGGTACCGGCGCCAAGGCCATTGAAGAGCTGCAAAATCAGGCAAAAGCCTGGGCTGCCGGCGCCAAGGTTGAAAAAGCCGTCTACCCGCATCAGATTCTGTTCAACTGTCTGCCCCATATTGACAGTTTCCTTGAGAACGGCTACACCAAGGAAGAGATGAAGATGGTCAATGAAACGCGAAAGATCTTTGATGACCCGAAAATTGCCGTAACCGCGACCACGGTGCGGGTGCCGGTTTTTTACGGTCATTCCGAATCGGTCAATATTGAAACCAGGGAAAAGATTACCGCGGCCCAGGTGAAAGAACTGCTGGCCGATGCGCCGGGGGTCAAGCTGGTGGATAACCCGCAGCTCAGCCAGTATCCGCTGGCCCTTGACTGTCAGGGTAAATTTGAAACGCTGGTCGGCCGTATCAGGGAAGATGAGTCCATCGCCAACGGGATCAATATGTGGGTTGTGGCGGATAATATCCTCAAGGGAGCTGCGCTGAATGCCGTGCAGATTGCCGAGGTCCTGATCGATAAATATATCAAATAA
- a CDS encoding 2-isopropylmalate synthase: protein MKESNINSGKDKVYIFDTTLRDGEQSPGASMNMQEKFRLAQQLVKLGVDVIEAGFPVASTGDFDCVKNIADNIRGVQIAGLARCNKKDIDTAWQALKNGENPRIHTFLATSDIHLQHKLRMSREQMLELAVESVKHAAKYTSNVEFSAEDASRSDLDFVCRVFEAVINAGAVVLNFPDTTGYALPEEFGGKIRYLMNNIPNIDRAIVSVHCHNDLGLAVANSLAAVNAGARQVECTINGIGERAGNTAMEEVVMALRTRGDLINARTDIVTEHIHASSRMVSSITGIIVQPNKAIVGANAFAHESGIHQDGILKERTTYEIMNPCDIGLTSGNLVLGKHSGRHALRERVKGMGYLHLTDDELNRVFLRFKEIADVKKEMFDEDLEAILLDEIVRIPETYQLVSLGAMSGNKTMPTAAVKLLVEGKEVQDAAIGVGPIDSAFRTIAGLTGTTSKLLYFAVSSITGGTDAQGEVMVRIEDDGKIVIGQGADPDIITAAAKAYLNALNRLVYLKKERKEKG, encoded by the coding sequence ATGAAAGAAAGCAACATCAATTCCGGTAAGGATAAAGTTTACATATTTGATACCACCCTGCGGGACGGTGAGCAGTCTCCGGGGGCAAGCATGAACATGCAGGAGAAATTCCGTCTGGCCCAACAGCTGGTCAAGCTGGGGGTGGATGTCATCGAGGCCGGCTTTCCGGTTGCCTCGACCGGGGATTTTGACTGCGTTAAAAATATTGCCGACAATATCAGGGGTGTCCAGATCGCGGGTTTGGCCCGGTGCAACAAGAAGGATATCGATACCGCCTGGCAGGCCTTGAAAAACGGGGAGAATCCGCGTATCCACACCTTCCTCGCCACGTCGGACATTCATTTGCAGCATAAGTTGCGGATGAGCCGGGAACAGATGCTTGAACTGGCGGTGGAATCGGTCAAGCATGCGGCCAAATACACCTCCAATGTGGAGTTTTCCGCCGAAGATGCCTCGCGCAGCGATCTTGATTTTGTCTGCCGGGTTTTTGAGGCGGTGATTAATGCCGGAGCGGTTGTCCTGAATTTTCCAGATACCACCGGTTATGCCCTGCCGGAAGAGTTCGGCGGAAAGATCCGCTACCTGATGAATAATATCCCGAATATTGATCGGGCCATCGTCAGCGTTCATTGTCACAATGATCTCGGTCTGGCTGTCGCCAATTCACTGGCCGCGGTCAATGCCGGAGCGCGGCAGGTGGAATGCACCATCAACGGCATCGGTGAGCGGGCCGGCAACACCGCCATGGAAGAGGTGGTCATGGCATTGCGCACCCGAGGGGACCTGATCAATGCGCGGACCGACATTGTTACCGAGCACATCCATGCCTCAAGCCGCATGGTCAGTTCCATTACCGGCATCATCGTTCAACCCAACAAGGCCATTGTCGGGGCAAACGCCTTTGCCCATGAATCGGGCATTCATCAGGATGGCATTCTGAAGGAACGGACCACCTATGAGATCATGAATCCCTGCGATATCGGGCTTACCTCAGGCAATCTTGTCCTGGGCAAACATTCCGGCCGCCATGCCCTGCGGGAGCGGGTCAAGGGGATGGGGTATCTTCATCTTACCGATGACGAACTCAACAGGGTTTTTCTCAGGTTCAAGGAGATTGCCGACGTCAAGAAAGAGATGTTTGATGAGGATCTCGAGGCCATCCTGCTGGATGAGATCGTCCGTATTCCGGAAACCTATCAGCTTGTTTCGCTTGGCGCCATGAGCGGCAACAAAACCATGCCGACCGCGGCGGTGAAATTGCTCGTCGAGGGCAAGGAGGTTCAGGATGCGGCCATCGGCGTCGGGCCGATCGACAGTGCTTTCCGGACCATAGCCGGGCTGACGGGCACCACCAGCAAGCTGCTTTATTTTGCCGTCAGTTCCATTACCGGCGGCACGGATGCCCAGGGTGAAGTGATGGTGCGAATTGAAGATGATGGAAAAATTGTCATAGGTCAGGGCGCGGACCCGGATATTATCACCGCTGCGGCCAAGGCCTATTTAAATGCATTAAACCGCTTGGTTTATCTTAAAAAAGAAAGAAAAGAGAAAGGTTGA
- a CDS encoding phosphatidylserine decarboxylase codes for MKEPRIPVAREGYPFIGLAAFVTIVFALLDYDTAAFGAMALTIFVLYFFRDPDRITPEAEDALVAPADGKVILVEKVFDDKFVNEHVYKISIFMNIFNVHVNRCPFPGTVESVSYSPGRFYSANTERGALENEYGAVTMSTAAGCRFAVVQVAGLIARRIVCWAEKGDSLKRGERFGLIRFGSRVDLYLPLKTQVEVRVGQKVKAGETLLGYLA; via the coding sequence ATGAAAGAACCACGAATTCCCGTTGCCAGGGAAGGCTACCCGTTTATCGGTCTTGCCGCCTTTGTCACCATAGTCTTTGCCCTGCTTGATTATGATACCGCCGCTTTCGGCGCCATGGCTCTCACCATTTTTGTCCTCTATTTTTTCCGTGATCCCGATCGCATCACGCCGGAAGCGGAGGACGCCCTGGTTGCACCGGCGGACGGCAAGGTTATTCTGGTGGAAAAGGTATTTGACGACAAATTCGTCAATGAGCATGTTTATAAAATCAGCATTTTCATGAACATTTTTAATGTTCACGTGAACCGCTGCCCGTTTCCCGGCACGGTTGAATCGGTCAGCTATTCTCCGGGGCGTTTTTATTCCGCCAATACGGAGCGGGGCGCCCTGGAAAACGAATACGGCGCCGTGACCATGTCAACCGCCGCTGGTTGTCGGTTTGCCGTGGTCCAGGTCGCCGGGCTCATTGCCCGGCGTATTGTCTGCTGGGCCGAGAAAGGTGACTCGTTGAAACGGGGTGAACGTTTCGGCCTCATTCGTTTCGGCTCCCGCGTTGATCTGTATCTCCCCCTGAAAACCCAGGTTGAGGTGCGGGTGGGGCAGAAGGTCAAGGCCGGTGAAACACTCCTTGGCTATCTGGCCTGA
- a CDS encoding acetolactate synthase small subunit has protein sequence MKHTISVLLQNKPGVLSRVTGLFSGRGFNIESLSVAPTLEQDVSCLTLVTSGDNAIVEQITKQLHKLIDVIKVTDISETEYVEREMALIRVKAEPSTRAEILRICDIFRGRVVDVSTKSYAVEVTGTCDKVQAMIDILRPIGIQEIVRTGTIAMTRASKKI, from the coding sequence ATGAAACATACCATATCCGTACTATTGCAAAACAAGCCCGGAGTCCTTTCCCGGGTGACCGGGCTCTTCAGCGGCCGGGGATTTAATATTGAAAGTTTATCCGTGGCCCCCACCCTGGAACAGGATGTTTCCTGTCTGACCCTGGTAACTTCGGGCGATAATGCGATTGTTGAGCAGATCACCAAACAACTCCATAAGCTCATTGATGTCATCAAGGTCACCGATATCAGTGAAACGGAATATGTGGAGCGTGAAATGGCGCTCATCCGGGTGAAGGCGGAACCTTCCACCCGGGCGGAAATCCTCAGGATATGCGATATATTCAGGGGACGGGTGGTCGATGTCAGCACGAAAAGTTATGCGGTGGAGGTAACCGGAACCTGTGACAAGGTACAGGCGATGATCGATATCCTCCGACCCATCGGTATCCAGGAGATCGTCCGTACAGGAACCATTGCCATGACCCGCGCCAGCAAGAAAATTTAA
- a CDS encoding acetolactate synthase, large subunit, biosynthetic type — MKITGAQALLKCLEEQKVNTIFGFPGGAVIDLYDEILATDKLTHVLVRHEQAAVHAADAYARVTGDVGVALVTSGPGATNTVTGIASAYLDSIPIVVFTGQVPTALIGNDAFQEVDIVGITRPCTKHNYLVKDAKDLVATIREAFHIARTGRPGPVLVDLPKDVLASRITFPEPQDVRMRTYRPTYEPHPGQIEKACRAIMQAKKPVLYAGGGVILSNAHEELTELARKLDIPVTMTLMGLGGYPGTDPLSMGMLGMHGTYYANMAVANCDVLIAVGARFDDRVTGRIDAFAPHAKIIHIDIDPTSISKNVKVHIPIVADCKHALTSMNSWFDRTSDFDRTAEMEKHQPWLQQIKEWKAAHPLGYVEKKDVIKPQFVVQKLHELTGGNAIITTEVGQNQMWAAQFYHFNHPRAFMTSGGLGVMGYGFPAAIGAQMAAPDRTVIDIAGDGSIQMNIQEMATAMQYKLPVKIAILNNNFLGMVRQWQELFYDKKYSATPLDVAPDFVALARAYGAVGLRATKPSEVEPVIKEALATKNLVIMDFVIDREEGVYPMVPAGKATTEMLLV; from the coding sequence ATGAAAATTACAGGCGCACAGGCACTTTTGAAATGCTTGGAAGAACAGAAGGTGAACACAATCTTCGGTTTTCCCGGAGGTGCGGTCATCGATCTTTACGATGAAATACTGGCAACCGATAAACTGACCCATGTTCTCGTCCGCCATGAGCAGGCGGCGGTCCACGCGGCGGATGCCTATGCCCGAGTCACCGGGGATGTGGGTGTCGCCCTGGTAACATCGGGTCCGGGCGCGACCAACACGGTAACCGGTATTGCTTCCGCCTACCTGGATTCAATTCCCATCGTTGTTTTTACCGGTCAGGTGCCGACCGCCCTTATCGGCAATGACGCCTTCCAGGAGGTTGATATCGTCGGTATCACCAGGCCATGCACCAAGCATAACTATCTGGTCAAGGACGCCAAGGATCTTGTCGCCACTATCAGGGAGGCATTTCATATCGCCCGGACCGGAAGACCCGGCCCGGTGCTTGTCGATCTTCCCAAGGACGTGCTTGCCTCCAGGATAACGTTCCCGGAACCGCAGGATGTGCGAATGCGCACCTACCGCCCCACCTATGAGCCCCATCCCGGCCAGATTGAAAAGGCCTGCCGGGCAATCATGCAGGCGAAAAAGCCGGTCCTTTATGCCGGCGGCGGGGTCATTCTCTCCAATGCCCATGAGGAATTGACCGAACTGGCCCGAAAACTCGACATCCCGGTGACCATGACCCTGATGGGTCTCGGCGGCTATCCCGGCACCGATCCGCTTTCCATGGGCATGCTGGGCATGCACGGCACCTACTACGCCAATATGGCGGTGGCGAACTGCGACGTGCTGATCGCGGTGGGCGCGCGCTTTGACGACCGGGTTACCGGGCGCATCGATGCCTTTGCGCCCCACGCCAAAATTATTCATATCGATATCGATCCGACCTCGATCAGCAAGAACGTCAAGGTCCATATTCCCATTGTTGCCGATTGCAAACATGCACTGACCAGTATGAACAGCTGGTTTGATCGCACTTCCGATTTCGACCGCACGGCGGAGATGGAAAAACACCAGCCGTGGCTGCAGCAGATCAAGGAATGGAAAGCAGCGCATCCCCTTGGCTATGTCGAGAAAAAGGATGTGATCAAGCCGCAGTTCGTCGTGCAGAAGCTCCATGAGCTGACCGGCGGCAATGCCATCATAACCACCGAGGTCGGCCAGAATCAGATGTGGGCCGCGCAGTTTTATCATTTCAACCATCCCAGGGCCTTCATGACCTCCGGCGGGCTTGGTGTTATGGGATATGGTTTTCCCGCGGCCATCGGCGCGCAGATGGCGGCGCCGGATCGGACCGTCATCGACATAGCCGGCGACGGCAGCATCCAGATGAATATTCAGGAAATGGCCACCGCCATGCAGTATAAGCTGCCGGTCAAGATTGCCATTTTAAACAATAATTTCCTTGGTATGGTCCGGCAGTGGCAGGAACTATTCTATGACAAGAAATATTCCGCCACACCTCTTGATGTGGCTCCAGATTTTGTTGCCCTGGCCAGGGCATACGGAGCGGTAGGACTGAGGGCGACGAAACCGAGCGAGGTTGAGCCGGTAATCAAGGAAGCCCTGGCAACAAAAAATCTGGTGATTATGGATTTTGTGATCGACCGGGAGGAAGGGGTTTATCCCATGGTTCCCGCCGGAAAAGCGACAACTGAAATGCTTCTGGTGTAA